GGAGTTAGACTTGGTCTGGCGGAGCACATCAAAGACAACAATGCTATCTTCTCACTTGTTCTTGACGAAGAGGATGTAACCAGCATACTGCAGGTCACCCAGAAAGGCAAAGATCTCATGAAGATTATCGGCGACTGTGGCGACGAATATAGGCGTGCATAACAGTATATACACAGTTTATCCAGTTACGGAATCAAATGCAAGGAAACTTGTCCTGTATCGGTTGTGTAAGATAATAACATGAGTTTATAGatcatataaaatcaatattgaaAAACAAGAATAATATATGAACATTCCATTATTTGATCACAAGGTActtttgtttgtatttttctaaacttattttattcgATGAAAGCATTGCTAACTGCAAATGCTATGCTGAAACTGAACACTCTCACTTCATATATTATACAACAAAATGGATGAAAACAAGACTCTGTTTGGCtattaatgaattatattcCTCAATCATTTAGGTGAAAATCAAATTAGATATATGAGGGCCATCATTCACCAGAAGAACCATCTCTTCTTGGTACTCGATTCAGCAACGGGTTCATCTTTCTTCCTACTCTCCATCCCTAGCTTTAGGGCATCCAGCCGCTTTCTACATGATAACGCACGTAAAAACGTTATGCAACAATCTTTGACCCATGAAGGTTCAGGATCAGAAGGCACTTACTTTGTATCAGTAAGGCGGCCGTGGAGACTCCATCTTTGTCGAAACCCTTCCATGCCCTCGACTCCACTTGCCAAAATCAAGCGCCTACCAATACAAGGCAAGAATGTGCAAATCAATAAACTTTAAACAAGCAGCATTGGATCTAGTCTAGCAAGCTTATACATTGCATATGCTCGCGATTCAACTCATTAGCGCTAGATCAAGAGGATCTGCAAAGGCAACTCAGTACAACGATAGAGTTACCCTTTTCCCACTTTAGTTCAGCATTACCAAACAAAAAGGAGAAAAACCAGCAGAAAATGTGGCTCAtgaattaccaaaaaaagagTCTTTTAATGAACATCACATACAAAAACCTAATATCCAATCTTTTTTAGAGGATGATTTATCAAAGACATCCTAATTCTTGTTCAGTTGTTAGAAGATAGCTcacaataagaaaatattgtaGGTGAATAATACATTTTTGTAGGCTGCAAAGGAATTCGAAAATATTCAAGAATTAAGCCGATCAGCAATAAGTCTAGCCTGGACTTTCGACAATCTAGTAAGGTTATACATTGCATATGCAGGCGATTCAAAGACTCATTCGTGCTAGATATAGAGGATACGCAACAGGCGACTCAGTACAATTCGCATTAACCTTTCCCCACACCAGTACTTGCCCGGTTCAGCATTAacaaaaaaggagaaaattatGTCTTTTAATGATCATCACATACAAAAACTTAGTATCCAAACTTCTCTAGACTAAACTCATTATCTATACAAAGAAAACGTCCAAATTCTCGTTCCCCATGCTACTTAGCTCACTATAAGAATGCATTTGAGAAGGTTGCTAAAGCATTTAAGTGGTGATTGACATACCTCTCTAATTGAGTTGCTTCTGCCTCCAACTGCGTGGATCTTTCGTTTGCCAGATTCAAAGGCATAGACATTCCTAATTTCCTCTCACT
The genomic region above belongs to Salvia hispanica cultivar TCC Black 2014 chromosome 3, UniMelb_Shisp_WGS_1.0, whole genome shotgun sequence and contains:
- the LOC125212511 gene encoding uncharacterized protein LOC125212511, whose translation is MDVDSKPGMEETILVGDDLMMGPPSPVIPPEIASHVLEGVDLCDGILRNLFLCLQINDIEPFCQDEIALYKQCAERRDKELRQRLQDSERKLGMSMPLNLANERSTQLEAEATQLERRLILASGVEGMEGFRQRWSLHGRLTDTKKRLDALKLGMESRKKDEPVAESSTKKRWFFW